The DNA region AGCCTGtccctcctccagctgctgaccAACACAGACGACAATGGGGAGGCGGCCATCTTGTCTGTGGGTGGGACCTTTGCCTCCATGCTGGCGGACTTCAACCAGAACCGGCTGGCTCTGGAGCTTCTGGAAGGGTTCCTGAGGAGAGGTCCAGGTGAGTGCGTCGGTTCTGACCCGACCCGGATGCGAGACCTTCTGACGCGTCTCTGTCCCCTCAGATGTGCTGGCGTCGGCCATCTTGGAGGACAGCAGTTGCTCGGTGGACGTCTGGGACCAGGTGGCGGCACTGTGCGCTGAACTGGACCAGGCCAACCTGAGCCGGGCCGTCCGCTCCATTCTACATGGACCTGGACCCTGGACATCGGACCTGGAAGGGGAATGGGTCATGGAGCATGTCTTCCTGTGAGAGTGGAAGTGGAGGacggaaacaggaagtggagaacggagacaggaagtggaggacggagacaggaagtggagaacggagacaggaagtggagaacGGAAACAAGAAGTGGAggatggaaacaggaagtggaggacggagacaggaagtggaggacggagacaggaagtggaggacggagacaggaagtggagaacGGAAACAAGAAGTGGAggatggaaacaggaagtggaggacatataatgtataattattaattttaatttaattttaattaaatgagaaaaaatccTAAAGAAGcgccaaaaatattttatttttcgattaataaagttgtttaaaatgttttttctgcactaatttatttacagaaacattaaatactTCGAGCTtccagaaccaaaacctttgCACTGGGTTTGGTTCCGCTGGaggctgatgatgatgattgttTACAGGATGAAGATGCCGCTGGTCACATGATCAGCAGCCATGGTGGAAACTCCAGTATCATAAACGTGATGTGAACTGGACTTTGGATCCTCTGCGGCTCGTTGGCCCGGTTCCGACCGCTCCGGCGCTGTAAACAGACTggtgttgctaggcaacggctGCTAATTGGAGCCGCTGCTGACATAGTCTTCATCGCCATCATCACCATCCTGCTGAGAGGCTAAAGATAATCCAGACAGAACCGGCGCGGCAGGCCAGAACCTTCCACTGGTTCCACTGGTTCAGGAGGTGCAAACATCCAGAAGGTTATTGATGAAAGAGTCAGCAGAACGGGATAAGTTGAAACCGAACTGGTCTGGTTCTGAACcggtctggttctgacccgtttccGTCTCATGACTCAGTTCTGTTCATGTTCATCCAGGAACTGAGTCAGACCAGGACCATTCAAGAAGGAGAACCGGTCACTGTTCTATCTCCATCTATCAACAGCCGTCCAGAACCGGTTGCCCTGGTAACCCCCTTCATAATAAGAGTCTCTGAGCGGATCATGGCTGACCCAGAAGAAGAGAAGCTTCTCCTGCTGTGACTCAGCTCACATGTCGCCGGCTGCATGGCTCCATGTGACCCCCGACACGCGTGTTCTGGGGTATTTATGGGGTATGTCGGGGTATTTATGGCCCCCTGGTGTCGCCTGTTGCCCTGGATCCCAGCCCAGCTGCTCTGCTGCCACCGCATCgatccctcctcctccactgtAGCTTCACTGCTCTAACTGGGGGTGGAACCCTCATTTCCCAGCAGGCCTGAACGCAGCACGGCTCTGTCCCGCAGCGGTAGGAACGTTGCGGGACTCCTGATGAGTGCACAGCTGCCACTGAACATCTGGGCCCATGGCGACTGCAGCTTCCACTCCTGGACTTCCGGTCTGAGCCCCATCACCACCCCGCCACCACCATGCCGCAGTGTTTCACAGGCCCGACTCATTACTGCACAACATTTTATCTGTTACCttactattttaaatattattattatatttttagttcGTATTTTTAGTATTCGTATTTTTTAATATCTGATTTGAATTTTGATGATGAATTTATTTCacccagaataaataaataaatgtagttcTTACATAGTTCTAATTAAAACATCCAGTTAtcataaacattattattattattattattattattattattattattattattattattattattattattattattattattattttctcgtCAGGAAATGTAACGTCTCTGTTTTTCCTTAGTAATCTGTAATATCTGATAAACACATAAAGTAAATATGGCAAATAGCATTCATGTCGTTATAAAACTCATGGAGAGAAACTGAACCCCAAATCCGTGTAGAAACGAACCTGGACGGTTTAAAACCGAACCTGGGTCCAAACTGTAGCAGCCTCCCAGAACGGCTCCTCCTAAATTTTCGCCATGCTTTTAGGGGAGGCGGTGTCAGGTTTCGCCCCGCCCACTGAAATcaatctgattggtcagaggTCAGGTCCCTCAGAGCTCTGTTCGCACCTGATTGGCTGGCGGGAGTTCCCTCTTCTCGGTTTCGCCATCTGAGGCTCGGGTTCGACGCCGTGGGGCTGCTGTGTGGCGTGGCGCACTTAGGCTCGGTTCGGACAGAAAAGGAACGAACCGGAGCGGTTCCGTAGCTTTTCCCGACCGTAGTTCGCTTCAGGGGGGAAATTAGAGCGGAAAACTACCggaactggaactttttctACTGTGGGAGAAACTTTTTTCAGAGCCAGAAACATGGCAGACAGCGAGGAGGTCTCTTCCAGCACCCCCCTGTTCAGCGAGGGCCACCACTACCAGCccgaaccggaaccagaaccccAGCTGGACCAAGGGCCCGGCCAGGAACTGTTCAATCCCGATGACATCGTGGACCTGGTCGGCGGGGCTCAGGACGCCCTGGAGCGGCACCGGTCTGAGGAGGAGTACGGGCTGCAGGAGCCTACTGTGACCTCCACCCGACCAGAACCTGTCCGggagccagaaccagaaccagtccaggagccagaacctgaaccagtcCGggagccagaaccagaaccagtccagGAGCCAGAACCCGAACCAGTCCGGGAACCAGAAACTGTCcgggaaccagaacctgaacttGTCTGGGAACCAGAACCTCAAACTGTCTGGGAACCAGAACCTGTACAAGTTTATGAGCCAGAACCGGTACCAATCAGAGAACCACAACCTTTTCTACAGGAAAATTTGCCAGAACCAGAACGTTTtaaggaaccagaaccagaaccccaGGCCCCGAAGGAGCCGGAGGTCATGGCCCCCGGAGCCGAGGCGGGGATCCCCGGCCCGGCCCCCCAAGCTGAGCCTCCTGCCCCGCAGAGCGACGCCCTCCTCGCGGCTGCAGCCCGGGAAGCAGCGCCATCCCCGGCAGAGGCAGCAGCGCAGCCCGCGGTGACACAGGAACCACTGACTCCGGCTTCGTGTGAGTATCTGAGGGAACAGTTCTGCTCTCTTTAATCGGGACATTTAACCCAGGCTGTTCGGTTTCATCAGAACCGTTACCACAGCTGGAGGCGGGTTGGTTTTTTACcggattttagtgttttatgtCCCGGTGAGGGTGAATCTGAACAGCCGGGCGGTAATGCTCCTCAGCCCGGGGAGCCCGCCTGACTCCCTGCCGCTGACATGGATCTGCAGAATCCCGCTGACATGGATCTGCAGAATCCCGCTGATCGGAACATTTTACCGGGAAGGTTCTGGAACATTTCCGTAGATTTTCCAGCAGGTTTTAGCCCGGTGTTCGCCGTGGTGATGCGGCCCACCTGTTCTGTTTGGACCGGATGATGTGTCGGTGTCGACCCGGTGAATTACCCGTTAAATCGCCTCTCCGGTTCCTGAAACCGAGAGAGGGGGTGTCTGGATAAATATGAGCTGGTTCTGTGTGCGGTACCGGTGGCGGTATGGACCGTTTTATGTTCCACCGCGGCTAACGGTACTGCTTAGGGTGGTTCCATTATCGGACAGCGCCACTATGCTATTCACTAACACAAACACGCTAAAAACGCTTCATCAGGTGTCTGAGCTGCGCAACTTTCCTAATATAGAAGCTCCGCGATGTCAGGTGGTTATACTGGCGTTATACTGGCGTTATACTGGTGTCAGCGCGTTGGACATCCTCTGTTGTGTAATTATGTGGATCAGACAGGTCGATTTGAGTTCATTTCGGTCGACGGAGCAGACAAGGCCCTGTCCGATAATGGAAGCAGCGGTGCTTAGCCCAGCCCAGATTAGTCACAACAAAGGAATCCGCTGGGAGTCCACTCCCAGTCGGTTTACCGCATTCCCAGCTCCGCGCCGGCCAGCGGGATGGAGCTGACGGTAATGTCCGGGCTTCAGCTGCACCCGGACCGACCCCTGCGGGCCCTGGATCTGGTCCAGAGGCCTAGTGCCGCCACAGGGCTCAGGTCCGCAGCAGCGGTCCAGAGCCAGGTTCTGGTGCTGTTGTGAGGTGTTTGTTCCTGAGGATGATGATGCAGTGTGAAGGTGAGCAGGCCTCAGATCCTCCTGGAGGTGATGGAGGCAGGGTGGGGCCGAGACccagaacaaaaggaaaacacagatcCCGCCTCATCGGACCGGTTCGGATCAGCCcagcctggttctgctggaggaaaacaaagatcCGATTCATCCTGAAATAAATCCTTCTTATTCATTTCTAATCCAGATTTTTCCcatcagaaaa from Gambusia affinis linkage group LG13, SWU_Gaff_1.0, whole genome shotgun sequence includes:
- the rtn4a gene encoding reticulon-4a isoform X4 — encoded protein: MADSEEVSSSTPLFSEGHHYQPEPEPEPQLDQGPGQELFNPDDIVDLVGGAQDALERHRSEEEYGLQEPTVTSTRPEPVREPEPEPVQEPEPEPVREPEPEPVQEPEPEPVREPETVREPEPELVWEPEPQTVWEPEPVQVYEPEPVPIREPQPFLQENLPEPERFKEPEPEPQAPKEPEVMAPGAEAGIPGPAPQAEPPAPQSDALLAAAAREAAPSPAEAAAQPAVTQEPLTPASYASSPAKAQPVLLMQLPTVVELVYWRDVKTTGVVFGAALLLLLSLSVCSIVSVCSYIGLALLSVTICFRIYRGILQAIQKSDEGHPFKQYLDQEVALSADLVHKYSDVILEKLNWTIEELRRLFLVEDLVDSIKFAILMWILTYIGALFNGLTLLILGLVGAFSCPIIYEKHQAQIDHYLALVTNQVKDIVEKIQEKVPGLKRKAE
- the rtn4a gene encoding reticulon-4a isoform X5 yields the protein MADSEEVSSSTPLFSEGHHYQPEPEPEPQLDQGPGQELFNPDDIVDLVGGAQDALERHRSEEEYGLQEPTVTSTRPEPVREPEPEPVQEPEPEPVREPEPEPVQEPEPEPVREPETVREPEPELVWEPEPQTVWEPEPVQVYEPEPVPIREPQPFLQENLPEPERFKEPEPEPQAPKEPEVMAPGAEAGIPGPAPQAEPPAPQSDALLAAAAREAAPSPAEAAAQPAVTQEPLTPASLVELVYWRDVKTTGVVFGAALLLLLSLSVCSIVSVCSYIGLALLSVTICFRIYRGILQAIQKSDEGHPFKQYLDQEVALSADLVHKYSDVILEKLNWTIEELRRLFLVEDLVDSIKFAILMWILTYIGALFNGLTLLILGLVGAFSCPIIYEKHQAQIDHYLALVTNQVKDIVEKIQEKVPGLKRKAE